One region of Jonesiaceae bacterium BS-20 genomic DNA includes:
- a CDS encoding L-idonate 5-dehydrogenase, translating to MNTQGNLPAGAAAPQALVAYAKDDLRIEPRERLEPSSDQAVIEVAFGGICGSDLHYWRHGAAGDSILRAPMVLGHEVVGTVVQAAADGSGPGVGERVAVHPATPAPGDARYPIDRPNLSPGCTYLGSAARFPHTDGAFARYVNLPTRMLRVLPQELSLRTAAAIEPASVAWHAVAQAGEVAGKSVLVVGSGPIGALCIAVLKRAGAAHITAVDMHDLPLAIAQELGADTVLRATQSAEIAQVEADVVFESSGNHHGLASALAGAVRGGTVVMVGLLPSGPQPVPISTAISRELRLIGSFRFNNEIDEVIAALADNSLVIDPAITHTFGITQALEAFAIAADASVSGKVLIDFAE from the coding sequence ATGAATACCCAAGGTAATTTGCCGGCAGGGGCTGCGGCTCCGCAGGCGCTCGTGGCTTACGCCAAGGATGACTTGCGTATTGAACCGCGTGAACGGTTAGAGCCAAGCTCAGATCAGGCGGTGATTGAGGTAGCTTTTGGTGGGATCTGCGGTTCAGATCTACACTATTGGCGGCACGGCGCCGCGGGTGACTCTATCCTGCGTGCTCCTATGGTTTTGGGCCATGAGGTTGTGGGCACGGTGGTGCAGGCTGCTGCGGATGGTTCTGGCCCAGGTGTTGGTGAGCGGGTGGCAGTGCATCCGGCTACACCGGCTCCGGGGGACGCGCGCTACCCCATTGATCGTCCCAACCTATCACCGGGGTGCACCTACCTTGGCAGTGCGGCAAGATTCCCTCACACCGATGGAGCATTTGCGCGGTACGTCAACCTGCCCACTCGTATGTTGCGGGTGTTGCCGCAGGAGCTCTCGCTGCGCACAGCTGCCGCAATTGAACCGGCAAGTGTGGCTTGGCATGCGGTTGCACAGGCTGGCGAGGTTGCGGGCAAGTCGGTTCTGGTGGTTGGCAGTGGCCCCATCGGAGCATTGTGTATTGCGGTTTTGAAACGAGCCGGAGCGGCCCATATTACCGCGGTAGATATGCATGACCTTCCTCTTGCAATCGCTCAGGAACTTGGTGCGGACACCGTCTTGCGGGCAACGCAATCTGCGGAAATTGCACAGGTTGAAGCTGATGTGGTTTTTGAGTCTTCAGGTAACCATCATGGTTTGGCTTCTGCGCTTGCAGGTGCGGTGCGTGGTGGAACCGTTGTGATGGTGGGACTGCTCCCAAGTGGTCCACAGCCGGTGCCAATCTCTACGGCCATCTCACGGGAATTACGGTTGATTGGCTCGTTCCGGTTTAACAATGAGATTGATGAGGTCATTGCGGCACTGGCGGACAACTCCTTGGTTATTGACCCGGCAATTACGCACACTTTTGGAATTACGCAGGCACTTGAGGCGTTTGCTATAGCTGCCGATGCCTCAGTATCTGGCAAAGTACTCATCGATTTCGCTGAGTAG
- a CDS encoding SDR family NAD(P)-dependent oxidoreductase — MSKLFDLTGRVALVTGSSRGIGNSLARGLAEGGATVVLNGVSQERLTAAHSALAADFAPEQIHSLAFDVTNESQVTQGIDWIENNVGPLEILVNNAGIQHRVPLVDLAVADWERVIATDLTSAFIVGRTVARKMIERGHGKVINICSVQTDLARPTIAAYTAAKGGLRNLTRAMTAEWAGAGLQINGIAPGYIHTQMTQNLVDDEKFNSWILGRTPANRWGTVQDLVGPTVWLASAGSNFVNGQTIFIDGGMTVVV, encoded by the coding sequence GTGAGTAAATTATTTGACCTAACCGGACGCGTGGCCCTGGTGACCGGATCAAGCCGTGGCATAGGCAATTCGCTTGCCCGGGGGTTAGCGGAAGGTGGAGCAACCGTTGTGCTCAACGGTGTGAGCCAAGAACGTCTTACAGCCGCGCACAGTGCGCTCGCAGCTGATTTTGCGCCGGAACAGATTCACTCACTTGCCTTTGATGTCACCAATGAGAGTCAGGTGACCCAGGGGATTGACTGGATTGAGAACAATGTTGGTCCGCTTGAAATCCTAGTGAATAACGCAGGGATTCAACACCGAGTTCCCCTAGTGGATCTGGCGGTTGCGGACTGGGAACGTGTCATTGCCACTGATTTGACCAGTGCTTTCATTGTGGGCCGTACCGTTGCGCGCAAAATGATTGAGCGCGGTCATGGCAAGGTCATCAATATTTGTTCGGTCCAAACTGACCTAGCTCGTCCTACCATTGCGGCATACACCGCAGCCAAGGGTGGTTTACGTAACCTAACCCGCGCCATGACTGCGGAGTGGGCTGGAGCGGGCTTGCAGATCAACGGTATTGCACCGGGGTATATCCACACCCAGATGACGCAGAACCTGGTGGATGATGAGAAGTTCAACTCTTGGATCCTGGGCAGAACCCCGGCTAACCGGTGGGGAACCGTACAGGACCTGGTCGGGCCAACCGTGTGGTTAGCATCGGCAGGTTCAAACTTTGTGAACGGACAAACCATCTTCATTGATGGTGGAATGACTGTGGTGGTGTGA
- a CDS encoding NAD(P)-dependent oxidoreductase — MEHVTGSSAGSDSAVAADIGFVGLGFMGSPMSQNLLSAGFRVTVWNRSTPAVTVLQEHGASVVSQVAQMRDLPVIIFMLPDLNYIEESTVPLLESWRENPPHQPTVLVVMSSVSPTRVREFGETVSAATGGMVTVVDAPVSGGTVGAQAATLAIMAGGSQQDYDRLLPIFNAMGKTVARMGELGTGSLAKACNQLLVGTAAAALAEAAELAESSGLDVQALFAVLGGGLAGSQVLNIVGPRIIAKDYAPTGPAKFMHKDLAFVLESAAQTGAAVPMAVAGHELYGTLNEQGLGDLDLAVVRESVARLSQEKN, encoded by the coding sequence ATGGAACACGTAACTGGCAGCTCGGCAGGTAGTGATAGTGCCGTGGCAGCAGACATAGGGTTTGTTGGATTGGGCTTTATGGGCTCGCCCATGTCCCAGAACCTACTGTCCGCAGGTTTCCGCGTCACGGTGTGGAACCGTTCGACCCCGGCCGTGACAGTCTTACAAGAACACGGCGCCAGCGTGGTTTCCCAGGTTGCCCAGATGCGTGACCTCCCCGTCATTATTTTTATGCTTCCAGATCTCAACTACATAGAAGAATCCACCGTGCCACTGCTTGAAAGCTGGCGGGAAAACCCGCCGCACCAACCCACGGTCCTAGTGGTGATGAGCAGTGTCTCCCCAACCCGGGTCCGCGAGTTTGGGGAAACGGTCAGCGCTGCCACCGGCGGTATGGTCACCGTGGTCGATGCCCCGGTAAGCGGAGGAACGGTTGGCGCGCAAGCTGCCACCCTGGCCATCATGGCCGGTGGATCCCAGCAAGACTATGACCGCTTGCTTCCAATATTTAACGCCATGGGTAAGACTGTTGCGCGCATGGGAGAGTTGGGCACCGGTTCACTGGCTAAGGCTTGCAACCAGCTCCTTGTGGGCACCGCTGCGGCGGCGTTAGCGGAAGCAGCGGAACTGGCCGAGAGCAGTGGGCTTGATGTCCAAGCACTCTTTGCGGTGCTGGGGGGAGGGTTGGCCGGTAGCCAAGTGCTGAACATTGTGGGACCGCGGATTATAGCCAAGGACTATGCCCCTACCGGTCCCGCCAAGTTCATGCATAAAGACCTCGCGTTTGTGCTAGAAAGCGCAGCCCAGACCGGGGCTGCGGTACCCATGGCAGTGGCTGGGCATGAGCTATACGGCACCCTCAATGAGCAGGGCCTAGGAGACTTAGACCTCGCTGTGGTGCGTGAGAGTGTTGCAAGGCTGAGCCAAGAAAAAAACTAA
- a CDS encoding D-2-hydroxyacid dehydrogenase → MMNSMAVENLTVAIATPLEPENVERIRAAHPNVTVLYEPDLLPPERFPADHSGDPSFERTAQQEARYWSMLEGANVLYGFPNENAPGLARIATSQNLQWIQAMAAGAGGAVKAANLSPEVLSRITITTSSGVHALPLAEFALMGVFNGFKRTAELAQDQANRHWPTLRTPTRLVSNANLVITGLGEIGMETARLARAVGMRVSGTKRSVAPIDGINRVTSTTELSDLVSTADAVINTLPGTPYTDKIFSTEIFDAMKPGTVLVNVGRGTVIDEDALLVALENGQVSYACLDVFATEPLPTDSPLWKHPRVMVSPHTSALSTAENRLITDLFIKNLGLFQQRQPLPHTVDPVHFY, encoded by the coding sequence ATGATGAACAGCATGGCAGTTGAAAACCTCACGGTTGCGATTGCAACCCCACTTGAACCCGAGAATGTTGAGCGCATCCGAGCCGCTCACCCCAATGTCACCGTGCTCTATGAACCAGACTTGCTCCCGCCCGAACGATTCCCAGCAGACCACAGCGGCGACCCTTCATTTGAGCGCACCGCCCAGCAAGAAGCACGCTACTGGTCCATGCTTGAGGGGGCAAACGTCTTATACGGCTTTCCAAACGAAAACGCACCTGGCCTGGCTCGCATTGCCACAAGCCAAAACCTGCAGTGGATTCAAGCAATGGCAGCAGGGGCCGGAGGAGCAGTTAAGGCTGCCAATCTCAGCCCCGAGGTTCTCTCCCGGATCACGATCACCACTTCCTCCGGAGTTCACGCCCTACCTCTGGCAGAGTTCGCTTTGATGGGCGTGTTCAATGGCTTCAAGCGCACCGCCGAGCTCGCCCAGGACCAAGCTAACCGTCATTGGCCTACGCTGCGCACACCAACCCGTTTGGTCAGTAATGCAAATCTAGTCATAACCGGTTTGGGTGAAATAGGAATGGAAACAGCCCGCCTCGCCCGTGCAGTTGGCATGCGGGTTAGCGGCACCAAACGCAGCGTTGCACCTATCGATGGAATCAATAGGGTCACCAGCACCACGGAGCTATCTGATTTAGTCTCGACAGCTGATGCGGTCATCAACACGCTGCCGGGCACGCCTTACACGGACAAGATATTTAGTACCGAGATCTTTGACGCCATGAAACCCGGAACCGTGCTGGTAAACGTGGGCCGCGGAACGGTTATCGATGAGGACGCACTCCTGGTTGCTCTAGAAAACGGCCAGGTTTCATACGCTTGCCTCGATGTCTTTGCAACCGAGCCACTGCCGACGGACAGCCCGCTTTGGAAACACCCAAGGGTCATGGTGTCGCCACACACCTCCGCGCTGAGCACTGCTGAAAACCGGCTCATCACCGACCTCTTCATTAAGAATCTGGGGCTCTTCCAACAGCGCCAGCCACTGCCACACACGGTTGACCCAGTACATTTCTACTGA
- a CDS encoding MFS transporter produces the protein MTASKGPEAQQNNPVDPDQLRRATLASSVGSALEYYDFYIYGLATALIFGPLFFSPLGGAGALMASCGTYAVGFIARPFGGLVFGYIGDRFGRKQVLLLTIGLMGSASFTIGLLPTYAQAGMVGAVLLVILRILQGLGAGAEQAGATTLISEVAPVRRRGFFAALPFVGIQVGTLLGAGTFALMGMANPEVLEGWLWRVPFLASILLIGVAVYIRMKLKETPVFQEMEKHKNITKNPLGSLWKTSKKNVLIGIGLRMGENGNSSIYSTLLVSFMAAKGGAFEGDKFIAPTGLLIAAGFAAVMVVTFGAISDRVGRIKVYRYGALFQLLFAFPAFYLVTLGNVILVWAVMVVGISIGIQAMLGPQCAMLPELFGASHRFTGVAMSREISAVFAGGLAPIIGVALLAVTGHSWMVLSVYSAVLALISYLTTFATPETAGRDLNLLEDA, from the coding sequence ATGACTGCCTCAAAGGGGCCTGAAGCCCAGCAGAATAATCCCGTAGACCCGGACCAACTCCGTAGGGCTACCCTTGCAAGCTCGGTAGGTTCAGCGCTCGAGTACTACGACTTTTACATCTATGGATTAGCTACCGCGCTGATCTTTGGTCCCCTATTCTTCTCTCCCTTAGGGGGCGCCGGTGCACTCATGGCGTCATGTGGAACCTATGCGGTTGGGTTTATTGCACGTCCCTTTGGCGGCTTGGTATTTGGTTATATTGGTGACCGGTTTGGCCGTAAGCAGGTACTATTGCTCACCATTGGGTTAATGGGATCAGCATCCTTTACAATAGGTTTGCTGCCAACCTACGCACAGGCGGGAATGGTTGGGGCGGTCCTGCTAGTTATCTTGCGTATCTTGCAAGGGCTTGGAGCAGGTGCAGAGCAAGCGGGCGCCACCACGCTTATTTCCGAAGTGGCCCCGGTGCGCAGGCGCGGCTTCTTCGCGGCGCTACCATTCGTGGGTATCCAAGTCGGGACGCTCTTGGGTGCGGGTACTTTTGCTCTCATGGGCATGGCTAACCCGGAGGTCCTTGAGGGCTGGTTGTGGAGAGTTCCGTTCCTAGCCAGCATCCTCCTGATCGGGGTTGCGGTCTATATTCGCATGAAACTCAAAGAGACCCCGGTCTTCCAGGAGATGGAAAAGCACAAGAACATTACCAAGAACCCATTGGGTTCGCTTTGGAAGACCTCCAAGAAGAACGTCCTCATTGGTATTGGGCTACGCATGGGAGAGAACGGCAACTCGAGCATCTACTCGACCCTGTTAGTAAGTTTCATGGCTGCCAAGGGTGGTGCGTTCGAAGGGGACAAATTTATTGCTCCAACCGGATTGCTCATCGCAGCTGGTTTTGCAGCGGTCATGGTAGTTACCTTTGGTGCCATTTCTGACCGAGTAGGTCGCATCAAGGTTTATCGCTACGGTGCACTCTTCCAGTTGCTCTTTGCCTTTCCAGCTTTCTACCTGGTAACCCTAGGTAATGTTATTTTGGTTTGGGCTGTCATGGTCGTAGGCATCTCGATCGGTATCCAAGCTATGCTGGGGCCTCAATGTGCCATGCTTCCAGAGCTGTTTGGCGCGAGTCACCGGTTCACCGGGGTGGCAATGAGCCGTGAAATCTCGGCTGTATTTGCGGGCGGGTTGGCGCCAATTATTGGTGTCGCGTTGCTGGCAGTAACTGGCCACTCGTGGATGGTGCTGTCCGTTTACTCGGCGGTACTGGCGCTGATTTCGTACCTGACTACGTTTGCCACGCCGGAGACAGCTGGCCGCGACTTGAATCTCTTGGAAGATGCATAA
- a CDS encoding IclR family transcriptional regulator, with translation MTDQLPKTVKTSSTKGTSSPAPAVTRAAAVLDAIAASPAGHLTLSDLSREIGIPKSSTSNLLQALEDAQLVTRMGVDYSLSVKLVELGAAYLSRRDEVREFYRFCEQAPILSKETVRIAMLDGNQVIYLARYEGHPAVRLTSNIGDKMPVSLCAVGKALIARIHEHDLEEMFPDDLQLPTLTAKSLRTGLELRQEVTKILEQGYAFEDEESTMGVVCVGMAVPTRGSHGPSLGVSVTALKATFTEEQRNEMVKELAELTRVLGNPMG, from the coding sequence GTGACGGATCAACTGCCCAAGACTGTCAAGACAAGTTCGACAAAGGGGACGTCAAGTCCTGCTCCTGCGGTGACTCGCGCTGCCGCCGTTCTTGACGCAATTGCGGCCTCGCCGGCCGGTCACCTTACGCTGAGTGATCTATCGCGTGAAATCGGGATTCCAAAGTCCTCAACCTCGAATCTGTTGCAGGCCCTTGAAGATGCGCAACTTGTGACCCGTATGGGAGTTGATTACTCCCTGAGCGTCAAGCTGGTTGAACTCGGCGCCGCTTACCTTAGCCGCCGCGATGAAGTACGTGAGTTCTATCGTTTTTGCGAGCAAGCCCCGATCCTCAGTAAGGAAACGGTTCGGATTGCAATGCTAGATGGCAACCAAGTCATTTATCTCGCTCGATATGAAGGGCACCCCGCTGTCCGGCTCACCTCCAACATTGGTGACAAGATGCCGGTCTCGTTATGTGCTGTAGGTAAGGCGCTCATAGCGAGAATTCATGAGCACGACCTTGAAGAGATGTTTCCCGATGATCTTCAGCTGCCAACGCTAACGGCAAAATCGCTGCGAACTGGACTGGAACTAAGGCAAGAGGTTACCAAAATCTTGGAGCAGGGTTACGCGTTTGAGGACGAGGAATCCACCATGGGGGTGGTGTGCGTGGGGATGGCCGTGCCAACGCGCGGATCTCACGGACCGAGCCTCGGGGTCTCGGTCACCGCACTCAAGGCCACGTTCACGGAAGAGCAGCGCAATGAAATGGTCAAAGAACTAGCCGAGCTTACCCGGGTATTGGGTAATCCGATGGGTTAA
- a CDS encoding slipin family protein — protein MAKIYVQDNERAVLFLKGEAPRVLQPGAHSYSKKAGRLEVIDLRPTLLRVAGQETLTLDGVGIKCGATVTYKVIDPIAWCTATSEDSGAHEFLYLDSQLAMRDIIGKVSATDLLASRSQISKDFQELLTPNQATYGIELVSAQIRDIAFPGELRSQFAQVALAKQESAAALERARGEQATLRSLANAARQLESNPNLRQLRALMALERGNGQLIIKADD, from the coding sequence ATGGCAAAGATCTACGTGCAGGACAATGAGAGAGCGGTTCTGTTCCTCAAGGGTGAGGCTCCCCGTGTTCTGCAGCCGGGTGCGCACAGTTACTCCAAAAAGGCGGGCCGCCTTGAGGTGATCGATCTGCGCCCAACCCTGCTCAGGGTGGCGGGGCAAGAGACACTGACACTGGACGGCGTAGGCATCAAATGCGGCGCAACGGTTACTTACAAGGTCATTGACCCCATCGCTTGGTGCACCGCAACCTCGGAAGACTCCGGCGCCCACGAGTTCTTGTACCTTGATTCACAACTGGCCATGCGCGACATTATTGGAAAAGTCAGCGCAACCGATCTCCTTGCATCAAGGTCCCAGATCTCAAAGGACTTCCAAGAGCTCCTCACGCCGAATCAGGCAACCTACGGCATTGAACTTGTCTCCGCGCAGATCCGGGACATCGCTTTCCCAGGTGAGCTGCGCTCACAGTTCGCTCAGGTCGCCCTAGCGAAGCAGGAGAGCGCTGCCGCACTGGAACGGGCCCGTGGTGAGCAGGCCACGCTGCGCTCGCTGGCTAACGCCGCGCGTCAGTTGGAATCGAACCCCAACCTGCGCCAGTTGCGCGCGCTCATGGCTTTGGAACGCGGCAATGGCCAATTGATCATCAAGGCCGACGATTAG
- a CDS encoding DUF3516 domain-containing protein — protein MTTTTAYAPLAAALASISDPSDPDELLLAFSGWAETRGITLYPAQEEAILELIMDNHVILATPTGSGKSLVAMAAHFIALARGQRTYYTAPLKALVSEKFFALVEAFGSANVGMMTGDSAVNPEAPIICCTAEILANQALRSGGVESEDPGVDQVVMDEFHFYADPQRGWAWQVPLLELPQVQYLLMSATLGDTEFFQEDLNRRTGREVKEIAGIERPVPLTFSYIVEPLPDVIEELVSTHRAPVYVVHFTQKDAVDRAQALLSTKIATREEKDEIAKELGDFRFGSGFGKVLSKFLRAGVGVHHAGMLPKYRRVVERLTQKGLLKVVCGTDTLGVGINVPIRTVLLTSLVKYDGERMRHLSAREFHQIAGRAGRAGYDTLGEVLVMAPEHVIENRKALEKAGDDPKKLKKITRKKAPVGAVNWTDATFERLRDASPEALTSQFSVSHAMVLNILARRHSDGTPVDPVSSMAHLLRENHDPAQKKRAHIRQTMRIYHSLRQAEIIEKVKIPTGVVGGRSSYQVRLTVDLPDHFALNQPLSPFALAAQDLLSLDSPTHGLDIVSILESTLDDPRQVLYGQQRAAKNIAVAQMKADGLDYDQRMEALEEITWPKPLEDLLFPAFNMYKKANPWISDQQLSPKAVVRDMLESAQTFNEFVSRYQLERSEGVVLRYLADAYRTLRQTVAAEHRTDEVEAITDWLGDLVRSVDSSLLDEWERLAHPDEAVAAGEPDPLALEPAVHELSANPAVFSIMVRNALFHRVTLAAREDYDAFDRLASKDGWNGDDWADALDPMFEEYGDDAIGIGPEARSPQLLLIEKEDRIWKVRQVLHDPDGDNDWAISATIDLDACDAAGELLLKITGVGPMTAN, from the coding sequence GTGACTACCACTACCGCCTATGCCCCTCTTGCCGCCGCCCTTGCTTCCATCTCTGACCCATCAGATCCAGATGAGTTGCTTTTGGCCTTTAGCGGTTGGGCGGAGACTAGAGGAATCACCTTATACCCGGCTCAGGAAGAAGCGATCCTCGAGCTCATCATGGATAACCACGTTATCTTGGCAACCCCAACCGGCTCGGGTAAGTCCCTTGTAGCTATGGCTGCTCACTTCATCGCGCTAGCCCGCGGGCAACGCACCTATTACACTGCCCCGCTGAAGGCCCTTGTATCAGAGAAGTTCTTTGCGCTCGTTGAGGCATTTGGCTCAGCCAACGTGGGTATGATGACCGGTGACTCGGCGGTCAACCCCGAAGCCCCTATCATTTGCTGCACGGCAGAGATCTTGGCTAACCAGGCGCTGCGTTCCGGTGGTGTTGAGTCCGAGGACCCTGGTGTAGATCAAGTAGTCATGGACGAGTTTCACTTCTACGCTGACCCACAGCGCGGGTGGGCTTGGCAGGTTCCCCTACTCGAGCTCCCCCAGGTGCAGTACCTGCTGATGTCAGCAACCCTTGGTGACACCGAGTTCTTCCAAGAAGACTTGAACCGCCGTACCGGCCGCGAAGTCAAAGAAATCGCTGGGATCGAACGTCCCGTCCCGTTGACCTTCAGCTACATTGTTGAGCCGCTGCCGGACGTGATCGAGGAGCTCGTCTCCACCCACCGAGCACCGGTTTACGTGGTGCACTTTACCCAGAAGGATGCGGTTGACCGCGCCCAGGCGCTCCTGTCGACAAAGATTGCCACGCGCGAGGAAAAGGATGAGATCGCCAAAGAGCTTGGTGATTTCCGCTTTGGTTCCGGCTTTGGCAAGGTCTTGTCCAAGTTCTTGCGCGCCGGCGTGGGCGTCCACCACGCTGGCATGCTTCCCAAATACCGCCGCGTGGTTGAACGGCTCACGCAAAAGGGCCTGCTTAAGGTCGTTTGCGGCACGGACACACTTGGTGTTGGCATCAACGTTCCAATCCGTACGGTCCTCTTGACCTCGTTGGTCAAGTACGACGGCGAGCGCATGCGCCACCTATCCGCCCGTGAATTCCACCAGATTGCCGGCCGCGCTGGCCGCGCCGGGTATGACACCCTTGGCGAAGTTCTCGTGATGGCTCCCGAGCACGTGATTGAAAACCGCAAGGCCTTGGAGAAGGCCGGGGATGATCCCAAGAAACTCAAGAAGATCACCCGTAAGAAGGCTCCGGTTGGTGCGGTGAACTGGACCGACGCCACGTTTGAGCGCCTGCGTGACGCATCGCCTGAGGCTCTCACTAGTCAGTTCTCGGTCAGTCACGCGATGGTGCTCAACATCTTGGCACGCCGTCACTCCGATGGCACCCCGGTGGATCCGGTTTCTTCCATGGCGCACTTGCTACGTGAGAACCACGACCCGGCACAGAAGAAGCGCGCTCATATCCGCCAGACCATGCGCATCTACCACTCACTGCGTCAGGCTGAGATCATCGAAAAGGTCAAGATTCCTACTGGCGTTGTCGGTGGCCGCAGTAGTTACCAGGTGCGGCTAACGGTTGACCTCCCGGATCACTTTGCGCTGAACCAACCGCTGTCACCGTTTGCGCTGGCGGCCCAGGATCTGCTCAGCCTCGACTCTCCCACACACGGGCTAGATATTGTTTCCATCCTTGAGTCCACCCTCGATGACCCTCGCCAGGTGCTTTATGGCCAGCAGCGGGCTGCCAAGAATATTGCGGTCGCGCAGATGAAGGCGGACGGACTGGATTACGACCAGCGGATGGAGGCCCTCGAGGAAATCACCTGGCCCAAGCCGCTTGAAGATCTTCTGTTCCCCGCCTTCAATATGTATAAGAAGGCCAACCCTTGGATCTCTGACCAGCAGCTCTCCCCCAAGGCCGTAGTACGGGACATGTTGGAGTCCGCCCAAACCTTCAACGAGTTTGTTTCTCGGTACCAACTAGAACGCAGCGAGGGCGTGGTCCTACGCTACTTGGCCGATGCCTACCGCACGCTGCGGCAAACCGTTGCGGCCGAGCACCGCACCGATGAGGTTGAGGCAATCACCGACTGGCTCGGTGACCTTGTGCGGTCGGTTGACTCGTCGTTGCTTGACGAGTGGGAGCGTTTGGCTCACCCAGACGAGGCAGTAGCTGCGGGTGAACCTGACCCGCTTGCACTGGAACCAGCGGTCCATGAATTGTCCGCTAATCCTGCGGTCTTTAGCATTATGGTCCGCAATGCCTTGTTCCACCGGGTCACTCTTGCGGCACGCGAAGATTACGATGCTTTTGACCGCCTCGCTTCCAAGGACGGTTGGAACGGCGATGACTGGGCAGATGCGCTGGACCCGATGTTTGAAGAGTATGGCGATGACGCGATCGGCATTGGCCCAGAGGCTCGTTCACCTCAGTTGCTGCTGATCGAGAAGGAAGACAGAATCTGGAAGGTGCGCCAGGTCTTGCATGACCCAGATGGCGACAACGACTGGGCAATCTCAGCGACCATCGATCTCGATGCCTGCGACGCCGCTGGGGAGTTACTCCTCAAGATCACCGGTGTTGGGCCAATGACCGCTAACTAG